The Coffea arabica cultivar ET-39 chromosome 3c, Coffea Arabica ET-39 HiFi, whole genome shotgun sequence genome contains a region encoding:
- the LOC113735541 gene encoding uncharacterized protein, whose product MGGTTQQQLHLLRILLSCRKITAQVTKPITESIIAIASTTEPEFLPQLKAKQNRFPRSHNFMDAKIATRIGEKLGLRLKEIGVLNVEIDFNEELLRPVHQQKLVRPIFQNVKRAGINISGAEKLPFGG is encoded by the coding sequence ATGGGCGGTACCACCCAGCAGCAGCTCCACCTCCTCCGCATACTCCTCTCCTGCCGGAAAATCACAGCCCAGGTGACGAAACCCATAACAGAATCCATCATAGCCATAGCTTCCACCACCGAGCCAGAGTTCTTACCTCAATTAAAGGCCAAGCAAAATCGTTTCCCGAGATCCCACAATTTCATGGACGCCAAAATCGCGACCAGAATCGGCGAGAAACTCGGACTCCGGCTTAAAGAAATCGGGGTTTTGAACGTCGAGATTGATTTCAACGAGGAGCTTCTTAGACCCGTTCATCAACAAAAATTGGTACGACCCATATTTCAGAATGTTAAACGAGCTGGGATTAATATTTCCGGTGCTGAGAAGTTGCCGTTCGGAGGATGA
- the LOC113733789 gene encoding UDP-glycosyltransferase 75C1-like — MKKPQHFLITALPAQGHINPTLQLAKSLARNGARVTFATTVHGFSCINKALPRYNGLSYATFSDGCDDEESSKRRDRGRFFADLKHFGTQTVRELIKTLSEEGRPVTCLIYTILLPWVAEVAFEMEIPSVFFVIQCATAFAIYLRYFNSQDGVYDGVREIDPSISIQLPNLPLFLSTDLPTIIMPSNPYFASTVPVFHEHIKILEQDTKACVLVNTFNDLEQASLRAITNMNVIPIGPLIPSAFSDGTDLTDKSVGGDLFDSPKQDYIRWLDLKPERSVVYVSFGSLATLNKEQKIEIFHGLEEAGWDYLMVIRKSDNEDQEVKEMMENGLSGKGIIVPWCSQMEVLCHKSIGCFLTHCGWNSTLESLTAGIPMIGCPQFSDQTTNAKLIEEVWGNGVRAKANEASLVEREEIKRCLGIVMGCGEKGEKIRRNAAKWRGLAVDAVKENGSSHNNLELFLESLG; from the coding sequence ATGAAGAAGCCTCAGcactttctcataaccgctcttcCAGCCCAGGGTCACATCAACCCAACTCTTCAGCTAGCTAAGAGCCTCGCGCGAAATGGTGCACGAGTCACCTTTGCCACCACCGTTCATGGCTTTAGCTGCATCAACAAGGCCCTTCCAAGATACAATGGTCTTTCCTATGCCACCTTCTCTGATGGTTGCGATGACGAGGAGTCCAGTAAAAGGCGCGATCGCGGGAGGTTTTTCGCTGACTTGAAACACTTTGGTACCCAAACCGTCAGGGAGTTGATCAAGACTCTGTCTGAAGAGGGCCGACCTGTTACCTGCTTAATCTACACAATCTTATTGCCCTGGGTGGCAGAAGTGGCCTTCGAGATGGAAATACCGTCGGTTTTTTTCGTGATTCAGTGTGCTACTGCATTTGCAATCTACCTCAGATACTTCAACAGCCAGGATGGTGTTTATGATGGTGTTCGTGAAATTGATCCCTCAATTTCAATACAATTGCCTAATCTTCCATTGTTTTTGAGTACCGACTTGCCCACTATAATCATGCCTTCTAATCCATACTTCGCCTCTACTGTGCCTGTTTTCCATGAACATATAAAAATCTTGGAGCAAGACACTAAAGCTTGTGTACTTGTCAATACTTTTAATGACTTAGAGCAGGCATCACTCAGAGCAATAACTAATATGAATGTGATTCCAATTGGACCTTTGATTCCTTCTGCTTTTTCTGATGGCACTGATCTAACAGACAAGTCTGTTGGTGGTGACTTATTTGACAGCCCGAAACAGGACTATATTCGATGGTTGGATTTGAAGCCAGAACGCTCTGTTGTTTATGTATCGTTCGGAAGCCTTGCGACGTTAAACAAAGAGCAAAAGATTGAGATTTTCCATGGATTAGAAGAAGCTGGTTGGGATTATTTGATGGTCATCCGAAAATCGGATAATGAAGACCAAGAAGTAAAGGAAATGATGGAAAATGGGCTGAGTGGAAAGGGAATAATAGTGCCATGGTGTTCACAAATGGAAGTACTCTGTCACAAGTCTATAGGGTGTTTTCTCACGCACTGTGGGTGGAATTCAACATTGGAGAGCCTTACTGCTGGTATACCAATGATTGGATGCCCACAATTTTCTGATCAGACAACAAACGCAAAACTAATTGAGGAAGTTTGGGGCAATGGGGTAAGAGCAAAGGCTAATGAAGCATCGTTGGTGGAGAGAGAGGAGATCAAGAGGTGCTTGGGTATTGTGATGGGATGTGGAGAAAAGGGGGagaaaataagaagaaatgCTGCTAAATGGAGAGGCTTGGCTGTGGATGCTGTGAAGGAAAATGGATCTTCACACAACAATCTCGAACTTTTCTTGGAGAGTTTGGGATAG